One genomic region from Prunus persica cultivar Lovell chromosome G3, Prunus_persica_NCBIv2, whole genome shotgun sequence encodes:
- the LOC18783806 gene encoding protein PHR1-LIKE 2, producing the protein MFHRGGGGGGSGVPNHTYNSQLLRAAALQPREEEEEKERMVGCGFDYFGDNEQDFQGPPTPTVTQSDDSVVVEGEEEEEEEEEEEEEDLSHDLQTPSVLSSNFKPRLRWTPHLHACFVDAINQLGGPHKATPKKLLQKMGVKGITLYHLKSHLQKYRLGKYSVKEWKEVPETFSQDFEGRSVSSTSLCSSRSQKKHSSKLIKKALTQTEVEEKLGLQIEAEKRLKLRQDAERRYMDYALDNACKKLADQFLGSVAVDSAGVFRKDVAGLGTMVSIISQKDQFLPYDLSKETSMQLSLEDQLGGFEAQREAYHETEGHLISHGNSENSSVEDFQILADDDKIMEQSLDNDPAEAYLVLDTAEMGTSSHRT; encoded by the exons ATGTTtcatagaggaggaggaggaggaggaagtgGTGTTCCAAATCACACGTATAATAGTCAGCTTCTGCGGGCTGCTGCTCTTCAGCCtcgggaagaagaagaagaaaaagaaaggatggttggttgtggttttgattattttggTGATAATGAGCAAGATTTTCAAGGACCCCCAACTCCCACTGTCACACAGAGTGATGACAGTGTTGTTGTTGAGggtgaagaggaggaggaggaggaggaagaagaagaagaagaggaccTTTCTCATGATCTTCAAACACCTTCGGTTCTGAGTTCGAACTTCAAACCTCGCCTTAGATGGACTCCTCACCTTCATGCCTGCTTTGTTGATGCTATCAATCAGCTTGGTGGCCCCCATA AGGCAACTCCGaaaaagcttctgcagaaaatGGGTGTCAAGGGAATAACTCTTTACCACTTGAAGAGCCACCTCCAG AAATACAGACTTGGAAAGTACTCGGTGAAGGAGTGGAAGGAGGTTCCGGAAACTT TTTCACAGGACTTCGAAGGCAGAAGCGTTAGTAGCACTTCCTTGTGCTCATCGCGATCCCAGAAAAA GCATTCTTCTAAACTAATAAAGAAAGCTCTAACCCAGACGGAAGTTGAAGAAAAACTTGGTCTGCAAATTGAG GCTGAGAAGCGATTAAAATTGCGTCAGGATGCCGAacgaagatatatggattatGCACTAGATAATGCATGTAAAAAGCTTGCTGATCAGTTTCTTGGAAGTGTTGCAGTAGACTCTGCAGGCGTATTTCGAAAGGATGTAGCTGGTTTAGGAACTATGGTGTCAATAATATCTCAGAAAGATCAATTCCTTCCATATGACCTAAGTAAGGAAACCAGCATGCAGCTTAGTCTTGAAGACCAACTTGGTGGGTTTGAAGCTCAGAGGGAAGCTTATCACGAAACTGAAGGCCACCTGATCTCACATGGAAATTCAGAAAATTCATCTGTGGAAGATTTCCAAATTCTGGCTGACGATGACAAGATAATGGAGCAGAGTTTGGATAATGACCCTGCAGAAGCTTACTTGGTTTTGGATACTGCTGAAATGGGAACCTCCAGTCATAGAACTTAA
- the LOC18782406 gene encoding transmembrane 9 superfamily member 12: MAISNPRVTYIKWTMLVLALFAHSCNGFYLPGSYMHTYSKAQEIVTKVNSLTSIETELPFSYYSLPYCKPPEGIKKSAENLGELLMGDEIENSAYRFKMNVNKTLYLCTTHPLTEHDVKLLKQRTRDLYQVNMILDNLPAMRYAYQNGVKIQWTGFPVGYTPPNSKDDYIINHLKFRVLIHEYEGSGVQIIGTGEEGPGVISEADKKKASGFEIVGFEVYPCSIKYDPDTMKKKSMYQSIPDVNCPSELEKSQIIREQERVSFTYQVEFVKSDIRWPSRWDAYLKMEGARVHWFSILNSLMVIFFLAGIVFVIFLRTVRRDLTRYEELDKESQAQMNEELSGWKLVVGDVFREPDSSKLLCVMVGDGVQITGMAVVTIIFAAFGFMSPASRGMLLTGMIILYLFLGIIAGYVAVRMWRTIKGTSEGWRSVSWFVACFFPGIVFLILTVLNFILWGSNSTGALPISLFFVLLSLWFCISVPLTLLGGFLGTRAEAIQYPVRTNQIPREIPARKYPSWLLVLGSGTLPFGTLFIELFFILSSIWLGRFYYVFGFLLIVLLLLVIVCAEVSVVLTYMHLCVEDWRWWWKAFFASGSVSLYVFLYSINYLVFDLQSLSGPVSAILYLGYSLIMATAIMLSTGTIGFLMSFYFVHYLFSSVKID, encoded by the coding sequence ATGGCGATATCGAATCCGAGAGTGACCTATATCAAATGGACTATGCTTGTTTTGGCTCTATTTGCGCACAGCTGTAATGGGTTTTATCTGCCGGGAAGCTACATGCATACATATTCCAAAGCGCAAGAAATCGTTACCAAAGTTAACTCCTTAACTTCTATAGAGACTGAGCTGCCCTTCAGCTACTACAGTCTCCCTTATTGCAAACCCCCTGAAGGTATCAAGAAAAGCGCTGAGAATCTCGGGGAACTCCTCATGGGAGATGAGATCGAGAACTCCGCTTACCGATTTAAAATGAATGTCAATAAAACTCTTTACCTATGTACCACACACCCTTTGACTGAGCACGACGTAAAGCTGCTGAAACAAAGAACCCGTGATCTGTATCAGGTCAACATGATCCTTGATAATTTGCCGGCGATGAGATATGCTTACCAAAATGGGGTTAAGATTCAGTGGACTGGGTTTCCTGTTGGGTACACTCCACCCAACAGTAAAGATGATTACATAATCAATCACCTGAAGTTCAGGGTTTTGATTCACGAGTATGAAGGGAGTGGTGTGCAGATAATTGGGACTGGGGAAGAAGGTCCGGGTGTCATTTCCGAAGCTGATAAGAAAAAGGCATCTGGGTTTGAGATTGTTGGCTTTGAGGTTTACCCGTGTAGCATTAAATACGACCCTGAcaccatgaagaaaaaatcCATGTACCAAAGTATCCCAGATGTAAATTGCCCCTCAGAGCTTGAAAAGTCTCAAATAATAAGGGAGCAAGAGAGAGTATCATTCACTTATCAGGTTGAGTTTGTGAAAAGTGATATAAGATGGCCATCAAGGTGGGATGCTTATCTGAAGATGGAGGGGGCTCGTGTGCACTGGTTCTCTATCTTGAATTCATTAATGGTGATCTTTTTCCTCGCTGGTATTGTCTTTGTCATATTCCTAAGGACTGTGAGGAGGGATTTAACAAGATATGAAGAACTGGACAAAGAATCTCAAGCTCAGATGAATGAGGAGCTCTCTGGGTGGAAGCTTGTTGTGGGAGATGTGTTCAGAGAACCAGATTCTTCAAAGCTTCTTTGTGTTATGGTTGGAGATGGGGTTCAGATTACAGGGATGGCAGTTGTCACTATCATTTTTGCAGCATTTGGTTTCATGTCGCCAGCTTCACGAGGAATGCTATTGACAGGAATGATCATTCTATATCTTTTCCTTGGGATTATTGCCGGTTATGTTGCTGTCCGTATGTGGAGAACCATAAAGGGAACTTCCGAAGGGTGGAGATCAGTTTCCTGGTTTGTGGCATGCTTCTTTCCTGGAATCGTCTTTCTTATCCTTACGGTACTGAACTTCATTCTATGGGGCAGCAATAGTACTGGTGCTCTTCCCATTTCCTTGTTTTTTGTACTCTTGTCCCTCTGGTTCTGCATTTCAGTGCCTCTCACTCTTCTCGGAGGTTTCTTAGGCACACGAGCTGAGGCAATTCAATATCCTGTGAGAACCAACCAGATTCCAAGGGAAATTCCTGCGCGCAAATATCCATCATGGCTTCTTGTTCTTGGCTCTGGGACACTTCCATTTGGAACCCTCTTCATCGAACTTTTCTTCATCCTTTCTAGCATCTGGCTTGGGAGGTTCTATTATGTCTTTGGTTTCCTGCTTATAGTGCTTCTGTTGTTGGTTATTGTTTGTGCTGAAGTTTCAGTGGTTCTCACCTACATGCATCTTTGTGTGGAGgattggaggtggtggtggaagGCTTTCTTTGCTTCAGGTTCTGTTTCCCTTTATGTGTTCCTGTACTCCATCAATTACTTGGTATTTGACCTGCAGAGTTTGAGTGGGCCTGTGTCGGCTATCCTTTACCTTGGTTATTCATTGATCATGGCAACTGCAATCATGTTGTCAACTGGCACAATTGGCTTTCTCATGTCTTTCTACTTTGTTCATTACCTCTTCTCATCCGTAAAGATCGATTAA
- the LOC18784267 gene encoding chlorophyll a-b binding protein 8, chloroplastic, with amino-acid sequence MATQALVSSSSLTASKEAARHLLGGKAVQSPFGSRKSASFVVRAASTPPVKQGADRQLWFASKQSLTYLDGSLPGDFGFDPLGLSDPEGTGGFIEPRWLAYGEVINGRYAMLGAVGAIAPEILGKLGLIPPETALPWFQTGVIPPAGTYNYWADPYTLFVFELALMGFAEHRRFQDWYNPGSMGKQYFLGLEKYLGGSGDPAYPGGPLFNPLGFGKDEKSLKDLKLKEVKNGRLAMLAILGYFIQGLVTGVGPFQNLLDHLADPVNNNVLTSLKFH; translated from the exons atggcCACACAAGCTCTGGTATCATCTTCATCCTTAACAGCCTCAAAGGAGGCTGCAAGGCATTTACTAGGAGGAAAGGCAGTCCAATCTCCATTTGGGTCAAGAAAATCTGCTTCCTTTGTAGTCAGGGCAGCCTCTACACCCCCTGTTAAG cAAGGAGCAGACAGACAATTGTGGTTTGCATCCAAGCAGAGCCTTACTTACTTGGATGGCAG CCTTCCTGGTGACTTTGGATTTGATCCGTTGGGGCTGTCTGACCCGGAAGGCACAGGAGGGTTCATTGAGCCGAGATGGCTAGCGTATGGAGAGGTCATCAATGGACGTTATGCCATGCTGGGTGCAGTTGGTGCCATAGCACCAGAGATTCTTGGAAAGCTTGGCCTAATCCCACCAGAGACAGCCCTCCCCTGGTTCCAAACAGGGGTGATCCCTCCAGCTGGAACCTACAACTACTGGGCTGACCCCTATACACTCTTTGTCTTTGAGCTAGCCCTCATGGGCTTTGCAGAGCACAGGAGGTTCCAGGACTGGTACAATCCAGGGTCCATGGGCAAGCAGTACTTTTTGGGCTTGGAGAAGTACTTGGGTGGCTCAGGGGACCCAGCTTACCCGGGTGGGCCCCTCTTCAACCCTCTGGGATTTGGCAAAGATGAGAAGTCTTTGAAGGACTTGAAGCTCAAGGAGGTGAAGAATGGGAGGCTGGCTATGTTGGCAATTTTGGGTTACTTCATACAAGGCCTTGTGACTGGTGTGGGGCCCTTCCAGAACCTTCTGGATCATTTGGCTGACCCTGTGAACAACAACGTCTTGACCAGCCTCAAGTTCCATTGA